In the genome of Ensifer sp. WSM1721, the window TTCAGCAGGCTGAAGCATGGTTGCAATGTCTTGAGGATCGCGAACCATGAACGAATTGACCCATCGGCCGAAGATATTCGGCATCGCCGGCTGGAAGAACTCCGGCAAGACCGGCCTAATGGTCCGCCTAGTCAGCGAAATGACCCGGCGCGGCTATCTGGTCTCGACCGTCAAGCACGCTCACCACGATTTCGACATCGACAAGGTCGGCGCCGACAGCTACCGCCATCGCGAAGCCGGTGCCCACGAAGTGACCATCGTCTCCTCGACACGCTTCGCGATCATGCACGAGCTGCGCGGCGCCCCGGAGCCGAGCTTCGAAGAAGTCCTGTCGCGACTGGCCCCTTGCGATCTCGTGCTGATCGAGGGCTACAAGCGTGAGCCGATCCCGAAGATCGAGGCGCGTCGCAAGGAATCAGTCAACCGCGAGCCACTCGCACCGACCGACCCCCACATCGTCGCCATCGCTGCCGACCATGTGATCACGGACAGTGATCTCCCGGTGTTCGATCTCGATGATACGCAGGCGATCGCTGATTTCATCGAGAAGGCGACGGGGTTGCGAGGCTGAACGCCCACAAGCCCCAAGACTCACGCAACGTGCGCTTGGTAGCCAAATAGATCGGGGCCGGTTTCCCGGCCCCGATCTCCGTCCAAGAGTAAGTGTAATTACCGCTGCGCCACCGGGCGCACGAGCGGGGTGACGCGACGGATCG includes:
- the mobB gene encoding molybdopterin-guanine dinucleotide biosynthesis protein B, whose amino-acid sequence is MNELTHRPKIFGIAGWKNSGKTGLMVRLVSEMTRRGYLVSTVKHAHHDFDIDKVGADSYRHREAGAHEVTIVSSTRFAIMHELRGAPEPSFEEVLSRLAPCDLVLIEGYKREPIPKIEARRKESVNREPLAPTDPHIVAIAADHVITDSDLPVFDLDDTQAIADFIEKATGLRG